One window from the genome of Pelobates fuscus isolate aPelFus1 chromosome 13, aPelFus1.pri, whole genome shotgun sequence encodes:
- the DIO3 gene encoding thyroxine 5-deiodinase, with the protein MLHHAGPHTSKLVKQVAACCLLLPRFLLTALMLWLLDFPCIRRKVLLSAREQEEETPERDDPPVCVSDSNRMCTVESLRAVWHGQKLDYFKSAHLGCPAPNTEVVPLDGQRLCRVLDFCQAHRPLVVNFGSCTUPPFMARLQAYHRLAVQHMHMADFLLVYIEEAHPSDGWVSTDSSYQIPRHQCLQDRLNAAQLMVQGLPGCRVVVDSMSNASNSAYGAYFERLYVILEGKVVYQGGRGPEGYKISELRSWLEHYERHPRDTSPVVIQI; encoded by the coding sequence ATGCTGCACCATGCAGGACCCCACACTAGCAAACTTGTCAAACAGGTGGCCGCCTGCTGCCTTCTGCTCCCCCGCTTCCTGCTCACAGCCCTAATGCTGTGGCTACTGGACTTCCCATGTATCAGGAGGAAAGTCCTGCTCAGTGCCCGGGAGCAGGAGGAGGAGACCCCCGAGAGGGACGACCCCCCAGTCTGCGTGTCGGACTCCAACAGGATGTGCACGGTGGAGTCCTTGCGGGCGGTGTGGCATGGCCAGAAACTGGACTACTTCAAGTCTGCCCACCTGGGCTGCCCTGCCCCCAACACTGAGGTGGTCCCCCTGGATGGGCAGAGGCTGTGCCGGGTGCTGGACTTCTGTCAGGCGCACAGACCCCTGGTAGTGAATTTTGGGAGCTGCACCTGACCCCCTTTCATGGCTCGGCTGCAGGCATACCACCGGCTGGCAGTACAGCACATGCACATGGCAGACTTCCTGCTGGTATACATAGAGGAGGCTCATCCTTCTGATGGCTGGGTGAGTACAGACTCATCTTACCAAATCCCCAGGCACCAGTGCCTCCAGGACCGGCTGAATGCTGCCCAGCTGATGGTGCAGGGTTTGCCAGGCTGCAGGGTGGTGGTGGACTCAATGAGCAATGCATCCAATTCTGCCTATGGGGCTTACTTTGAGAGGCTCTATGTCATCCTGGAGGGCAAGGTGGTGTACCAGGGAGGCAGAGGACCTGAGGGGTACAAGATCTCTGAGCTAAGGAGCTGGCTGGAGCACTATGAGAGGCACCCAAGGGACACTAGCCCTGTTGTGATCCAGATCTAA